Proteins co-encoded in one Gopherus evgoodei ecotype Sinaloan lineage chromosome 4, rGopEvg1_v1.p, whole genome shotgun sequence genomic window:
- the PLEKHG3 gene encoding pleckstrin homology domain-containing family G member 3 isoform X5 — MLGQGMFIWEEKISLPWLPGCISKLWESPRLPALPCPSSYDRMPICAVSPECPVSQMPMEGRDKAPGHAPAREGDALRVNQLHNSNNNASLGGWLGRRGSRSLSPFGPRASVGANHKLSYLERVVLELVESERTYVQDLRSIVEDYLGKIIDTEELLLQPEQVCALFGNIEDIYELNSELLQDLDSCDSNPVAVARCFVDRSQDFDIYTQYCNNYPSSVAVLTECMRNKHQAKFFRERQEQIGHALPLGSYLLKPVQRILKYHLLLQEIAKHFDLEEAGYEVVEEAIDTMTCVAWYINDMKRRHEHAVRLQEIQSLLLHWKGPDLTTFGELVLEGTFRVHRVRNERTFFLFDRTLLITKRRGDHFVCKNDIPCSSLMLIESTRDSLCFSVTHYKHSKQQYNIQAKSVEEKRVWTHHIKRLILENHHAIIPQKAKEAILEMDSSHPARYRYSPERLKKAKSCQPMDEVPPQARQGRRQSEPAKQIVKQLGEKAGLKGKGRKGSQEPGGPENRCSAETASAILEAAPEPSELHEEEHPEESPETASTPELAQPRAMELEQNLAMVENTEDLKAMSSEEDEEEEETRARSILPPSVLDHASLIAEMFASSFSRRSSLALEEGRPGGFLTPRLVSRSSSVLSLEGSEKGQGHSSAADSQGRVSPQGSTRSGTASPSPLEPERTPCPRKESMLSRQDRLLLDKIKSYYECAEHRDAGFGIRRRESLSYIPKGLVRNSVCRLNSLPPPPEQHTNTRWGVGSGSRTAAWVLAGVPTPGPRAEPSTPVGEEEFRPPAEMIKVWEGMEKSTSQPCPEEGSREGTAGAAAAWPLGRSQENGLDLHEPLLILEDDELSAIAEESANPSPESRSPTERAGPTRLASQLQRLVQELGHPAKPRPRVPPLSEAKLSEHLKNKVYQLARQYSLRIRNCQPAGHRRLAKLEELRSCAAPPPCDEHQEVKRSTGPQKPALSPMTFEQAVLQEYSPRTPRSATASSQDKSPKCFSFSPSCPASPGSGASSCSPLSPMVAETFTWPDVRELRSRYSFGTAFPGPRRPAPVNRSRSAPEKMAAELPGGVLGQEGWRGLEQSPGRGRGIESPDPSAQQRQRNQSAGSLRITAEAMLGDQRVIVLEKVPCGGDPPAPEDPPDAASYVQIRSPTSRERISLKAVAERCKAYQESDEYLRREEGWAAGWEQAAASQHGRVRNLREKFLNLNSAS; from the exons ATGCTGGGACAGGGCATGTTCATCTGGGAGGAGAAGATCAGCCTGCCCTGGCTGCCTGGCTGCATCTCCAAGCTCTGGG AATCCCCCCGGCTgccagcactgccctgccccagcagctatGACAGGATGCCCATCTGCGCTGTCTCCCCGGAGTGCCCAGTGAGCCAGATGCCCATGGAGGGGCGGGACAAGGCCCCCGGCCATGCGCCGGCCCGGGAGGGTGATGCCCTGCGAGTCAACCAGCTgcacaacagcaacaacaacgcctcgctggggggctggctgggccgCAGGGGCTCCCGCTCCCTCTCGCCCTTCGGCCCCCGGGCCTCTGTTGGTGCCAACCATAAGCTGAGCTACCTGGAGCGCGTCGTGCTGGAGCTCGTGGAGTCGGAGCGCACGTATGTGCAGGACCTGCGCAGCATTGTGGAG GACTACCTGGGGAAGATCATTGACAccgaggagctgctgctgcagccggaGCAGGTCTGCGCGCTCTTTGGGAACATCGAGGATATCTACGAACTCAACAG CGAGCTGCTGCAGGACCTGGACAGCTGTGACAGCAACCCCGTGGCTGTGGCCAGATGCTTTGTGGACAGG agccaggatttcGATATCTACACCCAGTACTGCAACAACTACCCTAG CTCGGTGGCAGTTCTGACCGAGTGCATGAGGAACAAGCACCAGGCTAAGTTCTTCCGCGAGCGCCAGGAGCAAATCGGCCACGCGCTGCCCCTGGGCTCCTACCTGCTCAAGCCGGTCCAGAGGATTCTCAAATACCACCTGCTGCTCCAG GAGATCGCGAAGCACTTTGACCTGGAGGAGGCCGGCTACGAGGTGGTGGAGGAGGCCATCGACACCATGACCTGTGTGGCCTGGTACATCAACGACATGAAGCGCAGACATGAGCACGCCGTGCGGCTGCAG gagATCCAGTCCCTGCTGCTGCACTGGAAGGGGCCGGATCTGACGACCTTCGGGGAGCTGGTGCTGGAGGGCACCTTCCGGGTGCACCGCGTGCGCAACGAACGCACCTTCTTCCTCTTCGACCGCACCCTGCTCATCACCAAGAGACGGGGCGACCACTTTGTCTGCAAGAACGACATTCCG TGCTCCTCCTTGATGCTGATCGAGAGCACCAGGGACTCGCTGTGCTTCAGCGTAACCCACTAcaagcacagcaagcagcagtacAACATCCAG GCCAAGAGCGTGGAGGAGAAGCGGGTCTGGACCCACCACATCAAGAGGCTCATCCTGGAGAACCACCACGCCATCATCCCCCAGAAG GCTAAGGAAGCGATCCTGGAAATGGACTCCTCCC ACCCCGCTCGCTACAGATACAGCCCGGAGCGGCTGAAGAAAGCGAAGTCGTGCCAGCCCATGGATGAGGTGCCCCCGCAGGCACGGCAGGGGCGCCGGCAGTCGG AGCCTGCCAAGCAGATTGTCAAGCAGCTGGGTGAGAAAG CAGGACTGAAG GGCAAGGGGCGCAAGGGAAGCCAGGAGCCAGGGGGCCCTGAGAACCGTTGCAGTGCAGAGACGGCCTCGGCCATCCTGGAG GCTGCCCCAGAGCCCAGTGAGCTGCACGAGGAAGAGCACCCAGAGGAGTCCCCCGAGACTGCGAGCACCCCGGAGCTGGCCCAGCCGAGGGCgatggagctggagcagaacCTGGCCATGGTGGAGAACACGGAGGACCTCAAAGCCATGAGCAGCGAGGAggacgaagaggaggaggagaccaGGGCGAGGAGCATTCTGCCCCCGTCCGTGCTGGACCACGCCAGCCTCATCGCCGAGATGTTCGCCAGCAGCTTCTCACGGCGCAGCAGCCTGGCGCTGGAGGAGGGCCGGCCCGGGGGCTTCCTGACACCCAGGCTGGTCAGCCGGAGCAGCAGCGTGCTGAGCCTGGAGGGCAgcgagaaggggcagggccacagcagtgccgctgactcCCAGGGCCGCGTCTCACCGCAGGGCTCTACCCGCAGCGGGACCGCTTCACCCAGCCCCTTGGAGCCCGAgcgcaccccctgccccaggaaagAGTCCATGCTCTCCCGGCAGGACCGGCTGCTGCTGGACAAGATCAAGAGCTACTACGAGTGTGCAGAGCACCGTGATGCCGGCTTCGGCATCCGGCGCCGGGAAAGCCTCTCCTACATCCCCAAGGGGCTGGTGAGGAACTCGGTCTGCCGCCTCAacagcctccctcccccgccgGAGCAGCACACCAACACCAGGTGGGGAGTGGGCAGCGGCAGTCGGACAGCTGCCTGGGTGCTGGCGGGcgtccccaccccagggcccaggGCCGAGCCCAGCACCCCCGTCGGCGAGGAGGAGTTCCGCCCACCCGCCGAGATGATCAAGGTGTGGGAGGGCATGGAGAAGAgcaccagccagccctgcccggaggagggcagcagggagggCACAGCTGGCGCCGCTGCCGCGTGGCCTCTGGGCAGGAGCCAGGAAAACGGCTTGGACCTGCACGAGCCGCTGCTCATCCTGGAGGACGATGAGCTGAGCGCCATCGCGGAGGAATCAGCCAACCCCTCGCCCGAGAGCCGGTCCCCCACAGAGCGAGCGGGGCCCACCAGGCTGGCCAGCCAGCTGCAGAGACTGGTGCAGGAACTGGGCCACCCTGCCAAGCCGCGCCCCCGGGTCCCGCCGCTCTCAGAGGCCAAGCTGAGCGAGCACCTGAAGAACAAGGTGTACCAGCTGGCGCGCCAGTACAGCCTGCGCATCAGGAACTGCCAGCCAGCCGGGCACAGGCGGCTTGCCAAGCTGGAGGAGCTGCGGAGCTGCGCAGCACCCCCCCCATGTGACGAGCACCAGGAGGTGAAGAGAAGTACAG GCCCGCAGAAGCCGGCACTCTCTCCCATGACCTTTGAGCAGGCGGTGCTGCAGGAGTACAGCCCCCGCACGCCGCGCTCTGCCACCGCCTCCTCGCAGGACAAGTCGCCCAAGTGCTTCTCTTTCAGCCCTTCCTGCCCCGCCTCGCCTGGCAGTGGTGCCTCGTCCTGCAGCCCGCTCAGCCCCATGGTGGCGGAGACATTCACCTGGCCTGACGTGCGGGAGCTGCGCTCCAGGTACTCCTTCGGCACGGCCTTTCCCGGCCCGCGCCGGCCCGCCCCAGTCAACAGGAGCCGGTCGGCGCCAGAGAAGATGGCGGCAGAGCTGCCAGGAGGCGTCCTGGGACAGGAGGGCTGGCGCGGgctggagcagagccctgggaggGGCCGGGGCATTGAgagcccagaccccagtgcccagcAACGCCAGAGGAACCAGAGCGCTGGCTCACTGCGCATCACCGCTGAGGCCATGCTGGGCGACCAGCGGGTCATCGTGCTGGAAAAGGTGCCGTGCGGCGGGGACCCACCTGCCCCCGAAGACCCACCCGATGCCGCCAGCTACGTGCAGATCCGCTCGCCCACCTCGCGGGAGAGGATCTCGCTCAAGGCCGTGGCGGAGCGCTGCAAAGCCTACCAGGAGTCGGACGAATACCTGCGGCGGGAGGAGGGCTGGGCCGCAGGCTGGGAGCAGGCAGCTGCCAGCCAGCATGGCCGCGTGAGGAACCTGCGAGAGAAGTTCCTGAACCTGAACTCTGCCAGCTGA
- the PLEKHG3 gene encoding pleckstrin homology domain-containing family G member 3 isoform X7 produces the protein MCRTCAALWRTTWGRSLTPRSCCCSRSRSARSLGTSRISTNSTGALPCSELLQDLDSCDSNPVAVARCFVDRSQDFDIYTQYCNNYPSSVAVLTECMRNKHQAKFFRERQEQIGHALPLGSYLLKPVQRILKYHLLLQEIAKHFDLEEAGYEVVEEAIDTMTCVAWYINDMKRRHEHAVRLQEIQSLLLHWKGPDLTTFGELVLEGTFRVHRVRNERTFFLFDRTLLITKRRGDHFVCKNDIPCSSLMLIESTRDSLCFSVTHYKHSKQQYNIQAKSVEEKRVWTHHIKRLILENHHAIIPQKAKEAILEMDSSHPARYRYSPERLKKAKSCQPMDEVPPQARQGRRQSEPAKQIVKQLGEKAGLKHADSAGALLETGAPLQLLGSAWQLAEGEGGAEEEEEAAMGKEEEQALGQGSLEELPVSDSSEKEAGPEEEEGPVGEEQVADFASFLLAALHGWHCRANALLFSWGRTGKGRKGSQEPGGPENRCSAETASAILEAAPEPSELHEEEHPEESPETASTPELAQPRAMELEQNLAMVENTEDLKAMSSEEDEEEEETRARSILPPSVLDHASLIAEMFASSFSRRSSLALEEGRPGGFLTPRLVSRSSSVLSLEGSEKGQGHSSAADSQGRVSPQGSTRSGTASPSPLEPERTPCPRKESMLSRQDRLLLDKIKSYYECAEHRDAGFGIRRRESLSYIPKGLVRNSVCRLNSLPPPPEQHTNTRWGVGSGSRTAAWVLAGVPTPGPRAEPSTPVGEEEFRPPAEMIKVWEGMEKSTSQPCPEEGSREGTAGAAAAWPLGRSQENGLDLHEPLLILEDDELSAIAEESANPSPESRSPTERAGPTRLASQLQRLVQELGHPAKPRPRVPPLSEAKLSEHLKNKVYQLARQYSLRIRNCQPAGHRRLAKLEELRSCAAPPPCDEHQEVKRSTGPQKPALSPMTFEQAVLQEYSPRTPRSATASSQDKSPKCFSFSPSCPASPGSGASSCSPLSPMVAETFTWPDVRELRSRYSFGTAFPGPRRPAPVNRSRSAPEKMAAELPGGVLGQEGWRGLEQSPGRGRGIESPDPSAQQRQRNQSAGSLRITAEAMLGDQRVIVLEKVPCGGDPPAPEDPPDAASYVQIRSPTSRERISLKAVAERCKAYQESDEYLRREEGWAAGWEQAAASQHGRVRNLREKFLNLNSAS, from the exons ATGTGCAGGACCTGCGCAGCATTGTGGAG GACTACCTGGGGAAGATCATTGACAccgaggagctgctgctgcagccggaGCAGGTCTGCGCGCTCTTTGGGAACATCGAGGATATCTACGAACTCAACAG GGGCCCTGCCCTGCAG CGAGCTGCTGCAGGACCTGGACAGCTGTGACAGCAACCCCGTGGCTGTGGCCAGATGCTTTGTGGACAGG agccaggatttcGATATCTACACCCAGTACTGCAACAACTACCCTAG CTCGGTGGCAGTTCTGACCGAGTGCATGAGGAACAAGCACCAGGCTAAGTTCTTCCGCGAGCGCCAGGAGCAAATCGGCCACGCGCTGCCCCTGGGCTCCTACCTGCTCAAGCCGGTCCAGAGGATTCTCAAATACCACCTGCTGCTCCAG GAGATCGCGAAGCACTTTGACCTGGAGGAGGCCGGCTACGAGGTGGTGGAGGAGGCCATCGACACCATGACCTGTGTGGCCTGGTACATCAACGACATGAAGCGCAGACATGAGCACGCCGTGCGGCTGCAG gagATCCAGTCCCTGCTGCTGCACTGGAAGGGGCCGGATCTGACGACCTTCGGGGAGCTGGTGCTGGAGGGCACCTTCCGGGTGCACCGCGTGCGCAACGAACGCACCTTCTTCCTCTTCGACCGCACCCTGCTCATCACCAAGAGACGGGGCGACCACTTTGTCTGCAAGAACGACATTCCG TGCTCCTCCTTGATGCTGATCGAGAGCACCAGGGACTCGCTGTGCTTCAGCGTAACCCACTAcaagcacagcaagcagcagtacAACATCCAG GCCAAGAGCGTGGAGGAGAAGCGGGTCTGGACCCACCACATCAAGAGGCTCATCCTGGAGAACCACCACGCCATCATCCCCCAGAAG GCTAAGGAAGCGATCCTGGAAATGGACTCCTCCC ACCCCGCTCGCTACAGATACAGCCCGGAGCGGCTGAAGAAAGCGAAGTCGTGCCAGCCCATGGATGAGGTGCCCCCGCAGGCACGGCAGGGGCGCCGGCAGTCGG AGCCTGCCAAGCAGATTGTCAAGCAGCTGGGTGAGAAAG CAGGACTGAAG CACGCCGACAGCGCCGGAGCCCTCCTGGAGACCGGGGCACCCTTGCAGCTCCTTGGCAGCGCTTGGCAGCTGGCTGAGGGCGAGGGGGgcgcggaggaggaggaggaagcagctatggggaaggaagaagagcaggccctggggcagggctcacTGGAGGAGCTGCCTGTGAGTGACAGCAGCGAGAAGGAAGCCgggccggaggaggaggagggcccAGTGGGCGAGGAGCAGGTAGCTGACTTTGCGAGCTTCCTGCTGGCGGCGCTGCACGGCTGGCACTGTCGGGCCAACGCTTTGCTTTTCTCCTGGGGCCGCACG GGCAAGGGGCGCAAGGGAAGCCAGGAGCCAGGGGGCCCTGAGAACCGTTGCAGTGCAGAGACGGCCTCGGCCATCCTGGAG GCTGCCCCAGAGCCCAGTGAGCTGCACGAGGAAGAGCACCCAGAGGAGTCCCCCGAGACTGCGAGCACCCCGGAGCTGGCCCAGCCGAGGGCgatggagctggagcagaacCTGGCCATGGTGGAGAACACGGAGGACCTCAAAGCCATGAGCAGCGAGGAggacgaagaggaggaggagaccaGGGCGAGGAGCATTCTGCCCCCGTCCGTGCTGGACCACGCCAGCCTCATCGCCGAGATGTTCGCCAGCAGCTTCTCACGGCGCAGCAGCCTGGCGCTGGAGGAGGGCCGGCCCGGGGGCTTCCTGACACCCAGGCTGGTCAGCCGGAGCAGCAGCGTGCTGAGCCTGGAGGGCAgcgagaaggggcagggccacagcagtgccgctgactcCCAGGGCCGCGTCTCACCGCAGGGCTCTACCCGCAGCGGGACCGCTTCACCCAGCCCCTTGGAGCCCGAgcgcaccccctgccccaggaaagAGTCCATGCTCTCCCGGCAGGACCGGCTGCTGCTGGACAAGATCAAGAGCTACTACGAGTGTGCAGAGCACCGTGATGCCGGCTTCGGCATCCGGCGCCGGGAAAGCCTCTCCTACATCCCCAAGGGGCTGGTGAGGAACTCGGTCTGCCGCCTCAacagcctccctcccccgccgGAGCAGCACACCAACACCAGGTGGGGAGTGGGCAGCGGCAGTCGGACAGCTGCCTGGGTGCTGGCGGGcgtccccaccccagggcccaggGCCGAGCCCAGCACCCCCGTCGGCGAGGAGGAGTTCCGCCCACCCGCCGAGATGATCAAGGTGTGGGAGGGCATGGAGAAGAgcaccagccagccctgcccggaggagggcagcagggagggCACAGCTGGCGCCGCTGCCGCGTGGCCTCTGGGCAGGAGCCAGGAAAACGGCTTGGACCTGCACGAGCCGCTGCTCATCCTGGAGGACGATGAGCTGAGCGCCATCGCGGAGGAATCAGCCAACCCCTCGCCCGAGAGCCGGTCCCCCACAGAGCGAGCGGGGCCCACCAGGCTGGCCAGCCAGCTGCAGAGACTGGTGCAGGAACTGGGCCACCCTGCCAAGCCGCGCCCCCGGGTCCCGCCGCTCTCAGAGGCCAAGCTGAGCGAGCACCTGAAGAACAAGGTGTACCAGCTGGCGCGCCAGTACAGCCTGCGCATCAGGAACTGCCAGCCAGCCGGGCACAGGCGGCTTGCCAAGCTGGAGGAGCTGCGGAGCTGCGCAGCACCCCCCCCATGTGACGAGCACCAGGAGGTGAAGAGAAGTACAG GCCCGCAGAAGCCGGCACTCTCTCCCATGACCTTTGAGCAGGCGGTGCTGCAGGAGTACAGCCCCCGCACGCCGCGCTCTGCCACCGCCTCCTCGCAGGACAAGTCGCCCAAGTGCTTCTCTTTCAGCCCTTCCTGCCCCGCCTCGCCTGGCAGTGGTGCCTCGTCCTGCAGCCCGCTCAGCCCCATGGTGGCGGAGACATTCACCTGGCCTGACGTGCGGGAGCTGCGCTCCAGGTACTCCTTCGGCACGGCCTTTCCCGGCCCGCGCCGGCCCGCCCCAGTCAACAGGAGCCGGTCGGCGCCAGAGAAGATGGCGGCAGAGCTGCCAGGAGGCGTCCTGGGACAGGAGGGCTGGCGCGGgctggagcagagccctgggaggGGCCGGGGCATTGAgagcccagaccccagtgcccagcAACGCCAGAGGAACCAGAGCGCTGGCTCACTGCGCATCACCGCTGAGGCCATGCTGGGCGACCAGCGGGTCATCGTGCTGGAAAAGGTGCCGTGCGGCGGGGACCCACCTGCCCCCGAAGACCCACCCGATGCCGCCAGCTACGTGCAGATCCGCTCGCCCACCTCGCGGGAGAGGATCTCGCTCAAGGCCGTGGCGGAGCGCTGCAAAGCCTACCAGGAGTCGGACGAATACCTGCGGCGGGAGGAGGGCTGGGCCGCAGGCTGGGAGCAGGCAGCTGCCAGCCAGCATGGCCGCGTGAGGAACCTGCGAGAGAAGTTCCTGAACCTGAACTCTGCCAGCTGA
- the PLEKHG3 gene encoding pleckstrin homology domain-containing family G member 3 isoform X3, with protein MLGQGMFIWEEKISLPWLPGCISKLWESPRLPALPCPSSYDRMPICAVSPECPVSQMPMEGRDKAPGHAPAREGDALRVNQLHNSNNNASLGGWLGRRGSRSLSPFGPRASVGANHKLSYLERVVLELVESERTYVQDLRSIVEDYLGKIIDTEELLLQPEQVCALFGNIEDIYELNSELLQDLDSCDSNPVAVARCFVDRSQDFDIYTQYCNNYPSSVAVLTECMRNKHQAKFFRERQEQIGHALPLGSYLLKPVQRILKYHLLLQEIAKHFDLEEAGYEVVEEAIDTMTCVAWYINDMKRRHEHAVRLQEIQSLLLHWKGPDLTTFGELVLEGTFRVHRVRNERTFFLFDRTLLITKRRGDHFVCKNDIPCSSLMLIESTRDSLCFSVTHYKHSKQQYNIQAKSVEEKRVWTHHIKRLILENHHAIIPQKAKEAILEMDSSHPARYRYSPERLKKAKSCQPMDEVPPQARQGRRQSEPAKQIVKQLGEKAGLKHADSAGALLETGAPLQLLGSAWQLAEGEGGAEEEEEAAMGKEEEQALGQGSLEELPVSDSSEKEAGPEEEEGPVGEEQGKGRKGSQEPGGPENRCSAETASAILEAAPEPSELHEEEHPEESPETASTPELAQPRAMELEQNLAMVENTEDLKAMSSEEDEEEEETRARSILPPSVLDHASLIAEMFASSFSRRSSLALEEGRPGGFLTPRLVSRSSSVLSLEGSEKGQGHSSAADSQGRVSPQGSTRSGTASPSPLEPERTPCPRKESMLSRQDRLLLDKIKSYYECAEHRDAGFGIRRRESLSYIPKGLVRNSVCRLNSLPPPPEQHTNTRWGVGSGSRTAAWVLAGVPTPGPRAEPSTPVGEEEFRPPAEMIKVWEGMEKSTSQPCPEEGSREGTAGAAAAWPLGRSQENGLDLHEPLLILEDDELSAIAEESANPSPESRSPTERAGPTRLASQLQRLVQELGHPAKPRPRVPPLSEAKLSEHLKNKVYQLARQYSLRIRNCQPAGHRRLAKLEELRSCAAPPPCDEHQEVKRSTGPQKPALSPMTFEQAVLQEYSPRTPRSATASSQDKSPKCFSFSPSCPASPGSGASSCSPLSPMVAETFTWPDVRELRSRYSFGTAFPGPRRPAPVNRSRSAPEKMAAELPGGVLGQEGWRGLEQSPGRGRGIESPDPSAQQRQRNQSAGSLRITAEAMLGDQRVIVLEKVPCGGDPPAPEDPPDAASYVQIRSPTSRERISLKAVAERCKAYQESDEYLRREEGWAAGWEQAAASQHGRVRNLREKFLNLNSAS; from the exons ATGCTGGGACAGGGCATGTTCATCTGGGAGGAGAAGATCAGCCTGCCCTGGCTGCCTGGCTGCATCTCCAAGCTCTGGG AATCCCCCCGGCTgccagcactgccctgccccagcagctatGACAGGATGCCCATCTGCGCTGTCTCCCCGGAGTGCCCAGTGAGCCAGATGCCCATGGAGGGGCGGGACAAGGCCCCCGGCCATGCGCCGGCCCGGGAGGGTGATGCCCTGCGAGTCAACCAGCTgcacaacagcaacaacaacgcctcgctggggggctggctgggccgCAGGGGCTCCCGCTCCCTCTCGCCCTTCGGCCCCCGGGCCTCTGTTGGTGCCAACCATAAGCTGAGCTACCTGGAGCGCGTCGTGCTGGAGCTCGTGGAGTCGGAGCGCACGTATGTGCAGGACCTGCGCAGCATTGTGGAG GACTACCTGGGGAAGATCATTGACAccgaggagctgctgctgcagccggaGCAGGTCTGCGCGCTCTTTGGGAACATCGAGGATATCTACGAACTCAACAG CGAGCTGCTGCAGGACCTGGACAGCTGTGACAGCAACCCCGTGGCTGTGGCCAGATGCTTTGTGGACAGG agccaggatttcGATATCTACACCCAGTACTGCAACAACTACCCTAG CTCGGTGGCAGTTCTGACCGAGTGCATGAGGAACAAGCACCAGGCTAAGTTCTTCCGCGAGCGCCAGGAGCAAATCGGCCACGCGCTGCCCCTGGGCTCCTACCTGCTCAAGCCGGTCCAGAGGATTCTCAAATACCACCTGCTGCTCCAG GAGATCGCGAAGCACTTTGACCTGGAGGAGGCCGGCTACGAGGTGGTGGAGGAGGCCATCGACACCATGACCTGTGTGGCCTGGTACATCAACGACATGAAGCGCAGACATGAGCACGCCGTGCGGCTGCAG gagATCCAGTCCCTGCTGCTGCACTGGAAGGGGCCGGATCTGACGACCTTCGGGGAGCTGGTGCTGGAGGGCACCTTCCGGGTGCACCGCGTGCGCAACGAACGCACCTTCTTCCTCTTCGACCGCACCCTGCTCATCACCAAGAGACGGGGCGACCACTTTGTCTGCAAGAACGACATTCCG TGCTCCTCCTTGATGCTGATCGAGAGCACCAGGGACTCGCTGTGCTTCAGCGTAACCCACTAcaagcacagcaagcagcagtacAACATCCAG GCCAAGAGCGTGGAGGAGAAGCGGGTCTGGACCCACCACATCAAGAGGCTCATCCTGGAGAACCACCACGCCATCATCCCCCAGAAG GCTAAGGAAGCGATCCTGGAAATGGACTCCTCCC ACCCCGCTCGCTACAGATACAGCCCGGAGCGGCTGAAGAAAGCGAAGTCGTGCCAGCCCATGGATGAGGTGCCCCCGCAGGCACGGCAGGGGCGCCGGCAGTCGG AGCCTGCCAAGCAGATTGTCAAGCAGCTGGGTGAGAAAG CAGGACTGAAG CACGCCGACAGCGCCGGAGCCCTCCTGGAGACCGGGGCACCCTTGCAGCTCCTTGGCAGCGCTTGGCAGCTGGCTGAGGGCGAGGGGGgcgcggaggaggaggaggaagcagctatggggaaggaagaagagcaggccctggggcagggctcacTGGAGGAGCTGCCTGTGAGTGACAGCAGCGAGAAGGAAGCCgggccggaggaggaggagggcccAGTGGGCGAGGAGCAG GGCAAGGGGCGCAAGGGAAGCCAGGAGCCAGGGGGCCCTGAGAACCGTTGCAGTGCAGAGACGGCCTCGGCCATCCTGGAG GCTGCCCCAGAGCCCAGTGAGCTGCACGAGGAAGAGCACCCAGAGGAGTCCCCCGAGACTGCGAGCACCCCGGAGCTGGCCCAGCCGAGGGCgatggagctggagcagaacCTGGCCATGGTGGAGAACACGGAGGACCTCAAAGCCATGAGCAGCGAGGAggacgaagaggaggaggagaccaGGGCGAGGAGCATTCTGCCCCCGTCCGTGCTGGACCACGCCAGCCTCATCGCCGAGATGTTCGCCAGCAGCTTCTCACGGCGCAGCAGCCTGGCGCTGGAGGAGGGCCGGCCCGGGGGCTTCCTGACACCCAGGCTGGTCAGCCGGAGCAGCAGCGTGCTGAGCCTGGAGGGCAgcgagaaggggcagggccacagcagtgccgctgactcCCAGGGCCGCGTCTCACCGCAGGGCTCTACCCGCAGCGGGACCGCTTCACCCAGCCCCTTGGAGCCCGAgcgcaccccctgccccaggaaagAGTCCATGCTCTCCCGGCAGGACCGGCTGCTGCTGGACAAGATCAAGAGCTACTACGAGTGTGCAGAGCACCGTGATGCCGGCTTCGGCATCCGGCGCCGGGAAAGCCTCTCCTACATCCCCAAGGGGCTGGTGAGGAACTCGGTCTGCCGCCTCAacagcctccctcccccgccgGAGCAGCACACCAACACCAGGTGGGGAGTGGGCAGCGGCAGTCGGACAGCTGCCTGGGTGCTGGCGGGcgtccccaccccagggcccaggGCCGAGCCCAGCACCCCCGTCGGCGAGGAGGAGTTCCGCCCACCCGCCGAGATGATCAAGGTGTGGGAGGGCATGGAGAAGAgcaccagccagccctgcccggaggagggcagcagggagggCACAGCTGGCGCCGCTGCCGCGTGGCCTCTGGGCAGGAGCCAGGAAAACGGCTTGGACCTGCACGAGCCGCTGCTCATCCTGGAGGACGATGAGCTGAGCGCCATCGCGGAGGAATCAGCCAACCCCTCGCCCGAGAGCCGGTCCCCCACAGAGCGAGCGGGGCCCACCAGGCTGGCCAGCCAGCTGCAGAGACTGGTGCAGGAACTGGGCCACCCTGCCAAGCCGCGCCCCCGGGTCCCGCCGCTCTCAGAGGCCAAGCTGAGCGAGCACCTGAAGAACAAGGTGTACCAGCTGGCGCGCCAGTACAGCCTGCGCATCAGGAACTGCCAGCCAGCCGGGCACAGGCGGCTTGCCAAGCTGGAGGAGCTGCGGAGCTGCGCAGCACCCCCCCCATGTGACGAGCACCAGGAGGTGAAGAGAAGTACAG GCCCGCAGAAGCCGGCACTCTCTCCCATGACCTTTGAGCAGGCGGTGCTGCAGGAGTACAGCCCCCGCACGCCGCGCTCTGCCACCGCCTCCTCGCAGGACAAGTCGCCCAAGTGCTTCTCTTTCAGCCCTTCCTGCCCCGCCTCGCCTGGCAGTGGTGCCTCGTCCTGCAGCCCGCTCAGCCCCATGGTGGCGGAGACATTCACCTGGCCTGACGTGCGGGAGCTGCGCTCCAGGTACTCCTTCGGCACGGCCTTTCCCGGCCCGCGCCGGCCCGCCCCAGTCAACAGGAGCCGGTCGGCGCCAGAGAAGATGGCGGCAGAGCTGCCAGGAGGCGTCCTGGGACAGGAGGGCTGGCGCGGgctggagcagagccctgggaggGGCCGGGGCATTGAgagcccagaccccagtgcccagcAACGCCAGAGGAACCAGAGCGCTGGCTCACTGCGCATCACCGCTGAGGCCATGCTGGGCGACCAGCGGGTCATCGTGCTGGAAAAGGTGCCGTGCGGCGGGGACCCACCTGCCCCCGAAGACCCACCCGATGCCGCCAGCTACGTGCAGATCCGCTCGCCCACCTCGCGGGAGAGGATCTCGCTCAAGGCCGTGGCGGAGCGCTGCAAAGCCTACCAGGAGTCGGACGAATACCTGCGGCGGGAGGAGGGCTGGGCCGCAGGCTGGGAGCAGGCAGCTGCCAGCCAGCATGGCCGCGTGAGGAACCTGCGAGAGAAGTTCCTGAACCTGAACTCTGCCAGCTGA